A genomic segment from Anopheles maculipalpis chromosome X, idAnoMacuDA_375_x, whole genome shotgun sequence encodes:
- the LOC126563740 gene encoding poly(ADP-ribose) glycohydrolase-like, producing MEAPGASNDGCPRESDAKMETNRGCPLEAIYHRRTDPYEVTHFPAIERTDHHTVLYELPYQPHSGRPPAPYCSIGRATAAAAVGNGPILRLPTMSRCMMRNADGSHAVENRWTLVCRALSKPIADSRQLEDTILQYNPDYRSHFRFVALHRLFEEQCEEEERTAFFGDTLPRMVRLALRLTELFQTPVPLLVHWRTHAVSMTQEQAACLLANAFFCTYPLPKATLAKGFSGGNFAPLFAGTNQSVVEKIKCLCHYFRRVCTRMPTGVLTYQRRYVPVHHVPDWGTVDAQFTRDRVPLHVSPDGTIEDQGAGLLQMVFANRYLGGGVIGHGCVQEEIRCVINPELLVGRLLFEALRETEAYLVLGTERYCNYANYASSFTFQADYRDETPRDASGRRQCYIVGLDAIRMQPGVDQYEQQALRRELGKAYAGFRDGLDGRTPAPGIATGNWGCGAFGGHAPLKALVQLMVACVVGRPLLYFTCNEPGLEERLLEMYNFLTEHRISVAQLFEALVRYGAKGYKARIDLYDYLYQYLFQAGGTD from the exons ATGGAAGCGCCGGGTGCTTCGAACG ATGGTTGCCCCAGGGAAAGCGATGCAAAGATGGAAACAAATCGTGGCTGTCCGTTGGAAGCGATTTACCATCGCCGAACCGATCCGTATGAGGTGACCCATTTTCCAGCGATTGAGCGTACCGACCATCACACGGTACTGTACGAACTGCCCTACCAGCCACATTCGGGCAGACCACCCGCTCCGTACTGTAGCATCGGAcgggcaacagcagcagcagcagtcggaAATGGTCCAATCCTGCGCCTGCCGACCATGTCCCGGTGCATGATGCGGAACGCGGACGGATCGCATGCGGTGGAAAACCGGTGGACGCTTGTGTGCCGGGCATTATCGAAACCGATCGCCGACTCACGTCAACTAGAGGACACTATCCTGCAGTACAATCCCGACTACAGGTCGCACTTCCGGTTTGTTGCGTTGCACCGGCTGTTCGAAGAGCAGTGCGAGGAGGAGGAGCGGACCGCATTCTTCGGTGACACACTGCCCCGGATGGTACGGCTTGCTCTCCGGCTGACAGAACTGTTCCAGACGCCGGTCCCACTGCTGGTCCACTGGCGAACGCACGCAGTGTCGATGACACAGGAGCAGGCTGCTTGTCTGCTGGCGAACGCATTCTTCTGCACATACCCACTGCCCAAGGCGACGCTGGCGAAGGGCTTCTCGGGCGGGAACTTTGCGCCACTGTTTGCCGGCACCAATCAGTCGGTGGTGGAGAAGATAAAGTGCCTGTGTCACTACTTCCGGCGGGTGTGCACCCGCATGCCGACCGGTGTGTTGACGTACCAACGGCGCTACGTACCGGTGCACCACGTCCCGGACTGGGGCACGGTGGACGCCCAGTTTACCCGTGACCGTGTTCCGCTGCACGTTTCGCCGGACGGTACGATCGAGGATCAGGGCGCCGGACTGCTGCAGATGGTGTTCGCCAATCGATATCTGGGCGGAGGCGTCATCGGACACGGTTGTGTGCAGGAGGAGATACGGTGCGTCATCAATCCGGAGTTGTTGGTTGGCCGGCTACTGTTTGAGGCGTTGCGCGAGACGGAAGCGTACCTGGTGCTCGGGACGGAACGGTACTGCAACTATGCGAACTATGCGTCCAGCTTCACGTTCCAGGCGGATTACCGAGATGAGACCCCGAGGGATGCGAGTGGCCGTCGGCAGTGTTACATTGTCGGGCTGGATGCGATCCGGATGCAGCCGGGAGTCGATCAGTACGAACAGCAAGCATTGCGCCGGGAGTTGGGAAAGGCATACGCTGGCTTCCGGGATGGATTGGACGGCCGGACACCAGCACCGGGCATTGCCACCGGAAATTGGGGTTGCGGTGCGTTCGGAGGCCATGCACCGCTCAAGGCACTGGTGCAGCTGATGGTAGCGTGCGTCGTCGGGCGGCCACTGCTCTATTTTACCTGCAACGAGCCTGGGTTGGAGGAACGGTTGCTCGAGATGTACAACTTCTTGACCGAGCACCGGATCAGTGTGGCGCAACTATTCGAGGCACTGGTGCGTTACGGTGCCAAGGGGTATAAAGCGCGGATCGATTTGTATGACTATCTGTACCAGTATCTGTTTCAAGCGGGTGGAACTGACTAG